GGTTGTCTGAAAATTTTCACGGAGTATGTCCGATACCAAATTGGGCGATAGAAGGAGGGACTAAAATGGCAAAGCAAAAAATTCGTATTCGTTTGAAAGCTTACGATCACAGAATTCTTGATCAATCCGCTGAGAAAATTGTTGAAACAGCTAAACGTTCGGGCGCTGGTGTATCCGGACCAATTCCGCTGCCAACTGAAAAACAAGTTATTACTATTCTCCGTGCGGTACACAAGTACAAGGATTCCCGGGAACAATTCGAAATGCGCACGCACAAGCGTCTGATCGACATTGTTAATCCGACTCCACAAACTGTGGATGCCTTGATGCGCTTGGACCTGCCGTCCGGTGTAGATATCGAAATTAAACTGTAATATGTGATTAGGAAAAGAAAAGAGGTGTCAACATGAAAGGTATCTTAGG
This DNA window, taken from Paenibacillus kribbensis, encodes the following:
- the rpsJ gene encoding 30S ribosomal protein S10, whose translation is MAKQKIRIRLKAYDHRILDQSAEKIVETAKRSGAGVSGPIPLPTEKQVITILRAVHKYKDSREQFEMRTHKRLIDIVNPTPQTVDALMRLDLPSGVDIEIKL